In the genome of Deinococcus aetherius, the window CAGCGGTCGAGCACCTGCTGAGCGTTGGGCGCACCCATCCGCACGCCCTTCTCGTACTCCATGGAACGGTCCCGGCTGATGATCTTGATCTGTGGCTGCTGTTTCAGCCAGGCCGCCAGCGTCTCGGCACTCCGGTCAGGGAGCAGTTCGATGGGCTTGCCCTGAGCCAGATCGACGATGACGGTGCCGTACACCTGGCACCGCCGCAAGGCGAAGTCGTCCACGCCAATGACCTCTGGGACTGGTGCAGGTGTCACGGTCAGCGCCAGCGCTGACCGCAACACGGTGGAGGCACTCACGGGGAGAGGCAACTTGAGGGCGAGCTGAGCTCCCGCATTGCCCCCCAGGATGACCGAGAGATGCTGCACCAGACGACAAGCGCGCTCTGTTCGACGGGCATAGGGTGAAGGGCCATAGGCGAAGCGCTCGCAGAAGATGCGTCTGGAGCATTGAGGCTGGGCGCAGACAAAGCGCCGAACCGTCAGGTTGAGCATGACGGCCCGGCCACCCGAGGGCAAATCGGCCAGATGGCGGCCGTACTGGCTGTGCACACGGGAGCTGAACGTGCCGCACAACGGACAGGGCGATTCCTGGTGGACGCTGCTGGCGGTGACGACGATGGCGTCCTCAACGAGGACGCGGTCGAGCCGGAAGCCTGGCAGCGCGGTCAGGAACAAGCGAGACAGAAGTTCGTCGGCCATAGGCCATTCCAATCCACTCCCTGGCCCCCGTCATCAAAAGCGCCGGAGAACCTCCGAGGGGGTCACTCCAGGGCATGAAGACCATGCCGACTGGAACGCTGCAAAGAACATCCTGGGCAGGGCCTGCCCCTCAGGTGTTAACGGTAGCGGGGTAGCGCATGCCGTCGCCTGACAAGCCCTCGGCTTCAGCCGTAGGGTCGGTCACCCTACGCCCGCCCCCGGCGTCTGCGCCCGAAGGCATGTCCCCGAGTGAAGAGCCCCAGGTACGTCTGCCGCACCGCCTCGGCGTAGGTGGGGTAGGGAGCGGGCAGCAGGGCCAGCTTGAGGGGATGGAAGCCCAGGCGGGCGGGTAGGCTCAGGAGCTGAATCAGTTCGCCCGCGTACTCGCCGACGACCTCGGCGCCCACCACCCGCAGCCCGAGCGGCGTGCCCAGAAATCCTGAGAGCGCCACCAGCTTCACGAAGCCGACCTCCCCCTCGATCAGGGCGCGGTCGAGCTGCCAGGCGCCGTACTCCACGACCGTCACGCGCCGCCCGTGCCTTCTGACGGCCTCGCGCTCGGTGAGGCCCCAGCGGGCGATGGCGGGGTCGGTGTACGTGACCGAGGGGATGTCCTCCACCCGGGCGGCGGGGGCACGAATCCGGGCGAGGAACCGTCCCGGCAATCCCAGCGAGCCCAGCCCCGCCAGCGTGCCGCGCTCGGTGGCCCCGTGGGTGAACATCGGCCCGCCCACCACGTCCCCGGCGCCCCACAGGTACGGGCAGCTCACCGAGCGCATGGCGGCGTCCACCTTCAGGCCCTGCTCGTCATACTCGGCGCCGATCACGTCGAGGCCCAGGTCCTCCACCCGGGGCCGCTTGCCCGTGGCGAGGAGGACGTGCGAGGCGCAGACGAGGCCGCCGCTGCTGAGGTGGACCTGGATGCCCTCCGCCGCGCGCTCGACCCGGACGACTTCCGAATTCAGGTGGACCCGCACGCCGTCCGCGCCGAGGATGTCCCGGAGCATCGCCGACGCCTCCGGCTCATCGCGCTCGATCAGGCGCTCCCCCCGCTCCACCACCGTCACATCGCTGCCCAGCCGGGCGAACGCCTGCGCCAGCTCGCAGCCCAGCGGCCCACCCCCCACGATGAGCAGGTGCGCGGGGCGCTCGGGCAGGGTAAAGACCGTCTCGTGGGTCAGGAAGGGCACCTCGTCCAGGCCCTCTATCGGCGGAATCACCGTCCGCGAGCCGGTGGCGAGGACGAAGTTCCGGCCCCGGACCTCGTGGGTGTGGTCACCGCAGCGCAGCTCCAGGGTCCGTGGGGCCACGAAGCGCGTCTCGCCCGCCAGGACGCGCACG includes:
- a CDS encoding dihydrolipoyl dehydrogenase family protein; the protein is MTATAGRTRELEWNVPCALGTRTLQGDVVVIGGGSAGLTAAQVAAAAGKRVLLIERDRLGGECLFTGCVPSKTLLSLARTVHEARSAEGLGLAVMGEPSWRAVQTRLRRTVNRFHETDSPRAVERRGVRVLAGETRFVAPRTLELRCGDHTHEVRGRNFVLATGSRTVIPPIEGLDEVPFLTHETVFTLPERPAHLLIVGGGPLGCELAQAFARLGSDVTVVERGERLIERDEPEASAMLRDILGADGVRVHLNSEVVRVERAAEGIQVHLSSGGLVCASHVLLATGKRPRVEDLGLDVIGAEYDEQGLKVDAAMRSVSCPYLWGAGDVVGGPMFTHGATERGTLAGLGSLGLPGRFLARIRAPAARVEDIPSVTYTDPAIARWGLTEREAVRRHGRRVTVVEYGAWQLDRALIEGEVGFVKLVALSGFLGTPLGLRVVGAEVVGEYAGELIQLLSLPARLGFHPLKLALLPAPYPTYAEAVRQTYLGLFTRGHAFGRRRRGRA
- a CDS encoding ISL3 family transposase, which encodes MADELLSRLFLTALPGFRLDRVLVEDAIVVTASSVHQESPCPLCGTFSSRVHSQYGRHLADLPSGGRAVMLNLTVRRFVCAQPQCSRRIFCERFAYGPSPYARRTERACRLVQHLSVILGGNAGAQLALKLPLPVSASTVLRSALALTVTPAPVPEVIGVDDFALRRCQVYGTVIVDLAQGKPIELLPDRSAETLAAWLKQQPQIKIISRDRSMEYEKGVRMGAPNAQQVLDRWHVIKNFREALERQLGRDRQTILAVCQARVPVPQCPAPRARNFGMRRASWPAWSSSTKSGRCRSPATANEPSPGG